The stretch of DNA TAATCGGGTTTTCACATAGATATGTGCCGAGCGGTTTATTTGCTTAGTTTTCGGCTCttcttttaatatatatgaaaattacgtatacgccacgTAGAGATAAGTGGAAAACTGATCTACATATACTTtatactttttcttttaacaaGCACATAGATTAattagaaaaataatattaatatgttcaaagaaaaaaactagttgagaattacaaccAACTAAAACGATTAGGATAACCTCTAATCAGTTTAAGTTCAAGGTTTATTCATTTCAACGAGATCGAAAGCTAGTCAgttgcaaatatatataatatcatTGAAAATTATTGCCTCAACGATTTCATTGGCGAGTTTTACCATCATCTTTTTTCCCATCTTCAATAAGAttctttgaaaaaaaaataaaaatttcgaaataaacaatttaagaaTTTACATATACCCCTTCTTCATTGCATAAATACAGGGCACAAAAaagccccaaaaaaaaaacatgaacaAAAAATCGCTTTAGGCCAatgcaaacacaaaaaaactgtttaaatggaaataaaaaaagttgacaaaaaaaaaatgcatcgAGCGCTGTTTAAGCATAAAATTAAGtagtttaaataaataaaataccaCAACGGAATGtaggaagaaaaaaattgttttacaaAATGTTGCACAGCTGCACTTAAatcacaataataataattataataaaatgaaCATAAAATGCTTCTCTTCGGCTCTTGGCAAGAtcttatatagtttttttttatgatcgACGGGCGCGACGACAAAGTGTCGTTAAAGAAGATCGAAATTGAATGTGAATGAGAGAATGAGAATGAAAATGTGAATTGAAAGAATTGAGGGAGAATGGGGGAAGTAGCCGACGACAAAGCCAAATATGGGCCCGCTCTCAGTGGGCGATGCATTCAATcagacagtcagtcagtcagtcagccattCTGTCATTCATCCAGTTAGTTACTTAGTTAATCGGTAGCTAAAAAGGTGTGAAGAAACTTTAAAGCAATGGCGGATTGGCGCTTGACTTTTGGGTAGAGTCTCTCTGGTGCTCCTAAATTATATTTGCACGCATAATTTACTACTGACATTTTAGTTTGACGCTCTTTGTTTAGCCTTAGTTTCGATTAGAAAACTACAATATTGTtgataaataattgaaatgtATTTGTAATCTTGAggtatttaatattttattgattgGAATTTAAAGATGTAAGCTTCACTTGAATAATCGAAGATCAATATATTTGAATCCACCCAAAATTGGATTTGGGAAGGGAATTTGGCATAGGTTTACTTAATTGGCATACAACATTATGTTAGATTTTCATAACTTCCCCTTATAACTTTTAAAGGCAAAGCTTTTTTTCTTAAGAGACTCAAATAAATTCTATGCAATATGTTGCTTCCCTTACTCATTACACAGACCGACTTGATTACCTTCGGTTTTTGCCCATCACATCCAGATTTTATGAAATCAGAGGATCGGGGATTGGAAAATAGGCCcccaaaagtatactatagaaagttaaaaattgttttttaacctTTTTAACAGATTTTAGAATATTCTGTTCACGAAAAAAAGGCGTTTGTTTGCAAACATTtctaaaaaacaatttgttagacTTATTTACGATATTTACTATATTAGGTTTTATTCGCTCTTTAGTATGAGTTTAtgatataattttaaaacctTTAAACCAAACGAATCTTTCGAGGATCATTATGACTTGACTTACCTTTCGTTTCTTGTGATCGATTTCACGTTGCGCCTTGTGCATCTCCTTGATTTCCACCTCCTTCAGTTGATCCAATATTATTTGATATTTCTCCCGATTCTCGACATCCAACGCAACATGAAGATAATCATGCCAATTGCGTGAATCAAAACCCCAGTGGCAGGTGCGATTCTCGAATTTGCGATGGACATGACCAACAAATTTCTGGGGCGAGAACCAACCGTCGCATTCCAGACACTTGATGCAAGTGGGCTTCTGATACGAATACATGTCCGGAGTGCAGATGCCTTCGCATTTGCCGAAACATTTGTGATACACATGAAAACTGAGGGCGCCTTTGGCCAAATTCTCAACGGGTATATAGCTATTGCGATCGGATCGATGCAATAGTGCGGCACAGAGACGTTCGGCATCAGTGCGGGTTATCAAACCGCTGGCTTTGACATCCGATGGTAAAATCTTGGCTGCCTTAAACTCAATCAATTGATCTGGAGTACACTGGGAGCAATATATGCCAAGTTCATCGAAAATGCGATTGATTTGCTCCAAAGTGAAGTCATTGAGAACATTGTTGAGAAATTGTGGCAAGCAGAGGCGCATCTCTCCGCCCAAGGAGAAGCAACCGATGGTTTTGCCCTCCAAACGGGTCTCATAGAGCTCACCGCTACCGGAATCGGCCACCGAAAGTATGGGCTGGGATATTTCCGGCGGCAATGGTGGATAAATGGTGGCTGACGGTGGCTGGGACGATGGCGGCGACTCATGATGGTGTGGATGATGCGAATGCGAATGCAAATGCGGATGCAGCATCTCCTGCATCTGTGGCTCTGGTGAACTGAGTATCTCCTTTTTTATCATTGCCATCACTGGCGAAcctcctcctgctcctgcGCCGGCTCCTTTAACATTTGGCGGACTCTCGCTACGATGATGATGGTGCGCATGATGACCAGGACCTTGTAGACTTTTTGGTGCACTCGTTTGATATTTTTTCAGCACATTGCTGATCATAGGTGTCACGTATTCGGTCATGTCTCTGGATAtcccaaaccaaaccaaacaaaaaaaagaacggTTAATCAAAGGCTTTTTCCACTTTTTAGCTGGATATATGGGCGTGGGGGCTTGGGGGGCGTGGCGTTGATGTTCTACGTTTTATTTGAAGGAGAATCTCATTTTGTGTTCTCAATCAATTAAGAATATGTTAAGACAAATTTGTTGCTCTGGTGCTTGCTATCAGTTGATTTTTTTGGTTGgcacattttgcattttgccgacggcaaacaaattttttccttttataaaTAGAATGTGTCCCACTCTCtttatctctatctctctatatctctcttttttgcttattcttttatatacatttatttatttattaatatttctttaatttgaactttatatttatattattcaaacacaaaacacacatttacacacacacgaaGAAACGCACTCGCACTCACACAGGCACAATGAGGGATTGATTCGGGTGGTTTTGCTTCTGGGGCGGGGTTTGGGGCGAGAGGCGAAACACCGACGACGAAGGCCGGCAGACGTAGACAGCCAGCCAgacgcacacacagacagcGACACCGACAACgacaccgacacacacacacacacacagagaaaatTGTGGTGCTGCCCCTATCTTCCTTCCCCTGTGCCTGTGCTTTATaagctttaattttttgtgtgcTTCAATTATTTGCTGCAAAAATTATTCTTGcgtatttattaaaaatttctatttattttgtttatatttatttgctatttatctctctctctctctcgctttttGGCAcagacaacacacacacacaacacaaacacaatTTTTAGACTCTCTGTATCCGCACGTGCGAGcttttcttatatattttttttcttttgttgttttacgagttgatatttttgtttttacgtAGCTTTTTGCAAAATTACGGACGAAGAAGTTCCGCGCGCACGTCCGTTCACGacgaaaccaaaaacaacaataacaagaaaaaaacaaattaccCAGCAAACATTTTCGTATCGTCAGTTGGAAATACTAGCCCAATAAGCAAAAGTTTTAGCTCTAAACTTTGACaattatttgaatttgatgtaaaacgttttttcaatattctGAAGTCGTAAAGCTTAGTAtctttaaatcaaatttattttatatcttttattttcgattttgTTATTAATACAAATGTAGTTTaacatgaaataaaaatacaaaattaggATTGTTCTTGACCAAATTGCTAACTATTGTTCATCTTTTAGAGGACATTCATATTaaagttttcaattaaaagATAATTAAGCAAATGTTTACTCTTAACTGTGTAAGCAAACAtttatatgatatatatatactttcaTGGTACAAAATTcaagtaaatattttaaaatattggcTTAATCGTCCAATCGGCCCATAGTACAAAAAAACAACCGATATCGAATCGATCCGATAAGTTAAACATAAATATGTTATCGTTTACTTCGTGACGGCGCCTTACCCAGCAACcatttaaaatgcaaattttcataaaatgaAATCCGTAAATTCGTATTATATTTGGTAGAATTAAATTGAGTTCTATTTTATCTGTTCTGCGGGACTCACTATCGGATTTTAATGTACATATTGGGGACGACATCTGTAAACTTCGTGAGATCAAAAAAGGATGCTGTTTGATGTCGCTTTCAAACAGTGTAACATTAGATAACTTCACTTGTCACAGTTATTTTCGGGTCACTTCTCCTCTACTTGCGACACTAGACCTGCAATATCGGCCATCTCTAATCGACGTATTttgataattatatttttcaagtaattaacaatttttgacaattttcAATGTCTTAATCGATGGTTATATTCGATAATTTACACTACTgacttatatatttattatttaacaGAAGGAGGCTAAAGAGGATAAGGAAACATGCCGGAGCCTCGCAGTCCTATGGCCAGCTTTGCCCAGTCGGTGCAGAATATAATTGATGGACCAATCACCTGGTTCCGTGGTATGTACAAACTACTTGACATCCCGAATTGCAACCAAATTAATCAAGGAATCATTGTGATTTGTTTTGACTGCAATAAATACACGAATCCTGTTTAAAAACAGTTTGCAATTACATAATGACATAACCTCAAagatttgtttacaattttttCCCCTTGCCTCCCGCATAACCAACGACATCTTTCTCATTCTAGAGAGCATTGTGGAACCGAATCAAGAGAAATACAATTGGTATCATCAGAAGTATCGCCGTGTACCCACCATCGATCAATGCTATACAGATGATGCCGTATGCCGTTTCGAGGCGGATCAACAATTCCGTCGGGATCGTATGGTGGACAATGAGATTGTGAACATTTTGCGTCAACGCTTCGAGGATTGCACCCTGTACGAGGCACCTGATCATATTGTCAAGTGCAAACCCATATTGGAGACATATGAGAAGGCTACCGAAAATTGGTTCATCAAGTGTAAGACAAACCAAAATATCATGTACTTCAATggataatttttgttttttagatgGTGATTTGGGTGGTTATGCCAATGCCAAAACTGCCTACATGAAGCAGAAGCATCGCTTGATCTGGGAACGGCGTCATGGCCCTGTGGGCACCGGCATGAAAGGTGAAGAGCAGACAGCTCATTAAATTTTTCCCAATTT from Drosophila willistoni isolate 14030-0811.24 chromosome 2R unlocalized genomic scaffold, UCI_dwil_1.1 Seg200, whole genome shotgun sequence encodes:
- the LOC6641572 gene encoding NADH dehydrogenase [ubiquinone] 1 beta subcomplex subunit 10 produces the protein MPEPRSPMASFAQSVQNIIDGPITWFRESIVEPNQEKYNWYHQKYRRVPTIDQCYTDDAVCRFEADQQFRRDRMVDNEIVNILRQRFEDCTLYEAPDHIVKCKPILETYEKATENWFIKYGDLGGYANAKTAYMKQKHRLIWERRHGPVGTGMKGEEQTAH